The genomic region GTTCCCCAGCCAAGGCATCTCCCAGACGGATCCCTCTCGCACCCCTCcagactgtttctctctctaaaGTTTGTCGTCATGCAAGCCGAATTCCCGCCTTGGGAATACTAGGTGGAGCTGGACACtgcggtgtgtttgtgtgtgaccagCAGCTGGTCTGTGTGATGTCTCCGTTAAAGGTTGTTGGTTTCGCCGGGTGCTGTGGCAGCGTAGTGCGTCGCTGAGAGACGGTATgctgtgtcactgtctgtgtctccaatggcaccctattccctacgtagtgcattATCTAGGGAGCCATTTGGGCACACGCAGCCACTGTCCGCTGTACTGGGCACCGGCCCAGGGGAGCACAGACGGACTGGCGCGCTGCATTACACCGCTCGCTGCAATTCACTGCAATGCCGTTGTCCGTCTCCTCTACCAAAGCGCCTGAATGGAACAAAGCTCTCTCCTCAAACCTGGCTTAAAGATGGATAATGGATTTTGAATTCACTGGGCCGGGGTTGTCTTTTTGAAGGGCTGGGCTGCCAGGAGCCAAGGAGGATTGCGGCGGCTGGCAGATGGGCAGTGAGATATTGGAGGTAGGGCAGGTGCCTCGTGCTGCATCCGGTGTGACTGATTTGGCTGCTACAGCGGTGGATACCAGTGCTGTTTAATGTCCTGCTGTGGAGTGGCATTGGCTTGTGGCTGACTGGTGGACAGTACAGCGAGGTCGTTTCACATTGTGCGGTGTTCGCAAGgagttgtgtgtgttttatgttcaGGCTGTAGATgtttagaggtgtgtgtgttcagggccGGCTGAGGATGTTTTAGAGGTGTGTGTGAGACGGGCGGAGAGATTGCGTTCTCCGACATCTCTTATTGTTGTCTCTGGGCTGCTGGACCCCCCCCCGCCCACTCCCTGGTCCACTTTGTGTAGCTGTTAGCGATACTGCTAATGATAACCGTCTGCTGGTAGATGGACAGGCTTTCCCCAAAAAAACTCATCAGTTAAACGTTAACTGAAAAGTGGCCTCTGCCTttctggcagaatgatatcatgattatttacGTCAATCCAATGGCCGTTTGTTTTTGCAGACtctgcaatcacatgagcgctacagaaaCACTGTTAACCAAAGGGCATGCGCACTTgctttaaagggtaactacacccatAATTACAAATGTCTTAGATTTTTCCAAGACCTCAAAAGTAGTCTCCTGATGTGGTGTATCCATTGTTGtcgtatttctttttttttaaacctgggGGGGAAACGTTTCACGGGAACATGGAAAAACAAAACGGAGAAAATGGGATTTGGGGGAAAGAGTGTGGATTCAGGCCATAAATAAACGATTTTATGGGGGCCTACATGTCAGCCAGATTGCTTTTATGTTATTACCTACCTAGGTTTTTTGAAAAAAGCATGGTGAGTTCAATCATTGGAAGCTGTCAACCCAATGCAAGGTGGTGAGAATGGATGGACACTAAAAGGGGGTTTACTATAACCTAGCATGTGTTCTTGAGGATGAGTGGGGGCGGACATTGGATAACTAGATATTTTTTTGCTCATATTTATCAATTTTATGTGTCCTCTTGAACTTGCGTTGCCAGCTGCTTTACAAACTTAAAATCTATGGACTTACTTCTACCTAATATCTTATAAACCTAGGTTGAAATTTCATTGGACTTTACATTTTCTAGATGGTTAGATTGGAACGACAACCAGTTAGCCTGGCAATTGTTGCCCAGGAGTGGAAAGATGGAGGAGCACCACCATCAATGAAGCATCGAGCTTTCCCGGCTGACAGATAGTAGTGGGGATGGGGGACAATATTGagcagggggaaggggagggggaatTATCCTTCTATCATCAGTTGTGCCCTTGAAGCACTGGGTAAAGAAAGGCTCCAAGTATCCACCCCCctgttctttctctccctctctctttatctcccccaTCCATCCCTGAGAGAAGGGAGAGTCATTGTGAGGGGAAATTAGTATGATGGGCTACATTAGACAATTGATACCCTAGTCTGAACATCAGTGTTCTGTGTTGATATGGGTTTGTGTGGGTATGTTCATTCTTCCTTGCCCCAGTGTGTGGTGTTGTATTGACTCTTCAGTCTCTTGGCACGAGAGCAGGTTTCTTTTTGTAGGAGGGAGCAGCAGGTAACTGTGGGAGCATTGTTAACGCTGCTGTCTTTAAGTAGCGTTACATGTTACAAAAATACCTTGAAGAACCTAGAAGTATTAAGCCTAACTATTACAGAAGTACCGTAAATACCCTAAAATGGTGCTAGATGGTATTTAAAAGGGTATACAGCTGCTGAACACATTGAGGTAAATCTCTGCTCTTTATTCCCTCTTCCTCACATTCCTCTTTCCTATTCTATtttgctcctcctctctcccctcttccccctctttttCCTCCTCACTCCAGCGGTCGGGCACGAGGCGGCGCTACCATGACGATGGTATCTCGGACGACGAGATCGAGGGGAAGAGGACCTTTGACCTGGAGGAGAAGTTGAGGAGCGAGAGGTTCACCTCAGACAGGGTGAAACGCATGGAGGGGAAAGGTCAGTGTTGGGGGGGGGTCATCGTAATCCTATATCTATATGTCCTTCTACAGTGGAGGGTTTGGCTGTGGCTAAATATTGGAGACATTGGCTGTGTctgaaattacaccctattccctatataatgcacttcTTTTGACAGTAGAAGCATGCTATAGGGTTACAAACTTGAGTAGCTTTGAGGATTCCTGTTTAGTTTATGGATTATCGTGTGTGGTTTTTCCAGACCTCACGTTTGAGTACATCCAAAGAGGTGGGTTGAGGGACCCGATCATCTTTGAGAAGCCAGACGGACTGGGCATCAAGTAcgtcctcctcttccccctccaaaCTCTGTTGGAAACACACTTCCTTTATTCTCTCTGGGGCAGTTAGAATGGCTGAAGTTGCATTAGTCTGTAAGTCTCCATGAGTAATATGTAACCCCGGTTTGTTTTGCTTTGTTGTGCTCTCTAAAGGATGCCAGATCCAGACTTCAGTGTGAACGACGTCAAGATATTTGTTGGTAAGATTCCACCCTCCTCCGGTGTTTCTATCCAAACACGCCTCTTCCCTTTTTTTCCAATTTATCATCTTCACCCACACTCTCTTTCTATGCTAactctcttcctctgtttctttTGTCTTTTTTAACACTCCCTCATTTACATCTCCTTTATTTCCCTCCCTCCCGTTTTTAACACCACAGTCGACCAAACAagcctgcaggctctagtttgatCTAATAGTggtatggtcaagtgctgcaaagaaggacTTAGAAAATCTGCAGCtggcccagagcagagcagaaccgtctgcatgtcagtctctctctgctcAAAGTACAGGAGGGATTGACAGCATCAATTCTTGTGAGAAATATTGTGTTAATTTCCAAATTGTCTGTATAATCAATTTCCATATAGCTCTGACAGGCGTACttacccaccagacatgccaccaggggtctcttcagtccccaaatccagaaccaATTCAAGGCAACGCACAGTATTCTATAGAGCCATTATTTCATGGAAcacccatctcaagcaaaccgcAAAAAAATGCTTCAGAACAACACCTCACAGAACAAGGCCTCTCCCCATCTGACCTAATTAACTGATagtcagtattcagacccctttaccttTCCCACATTTTAtcacgttacagccgtattctaaaattgattaaataccccataatgaaaaagcaaaaacaggtttttatgcatatatgggtatgatgctacaagcttggcacacctttatgtggcgagtttctcccattgttctctgcaggtcctccccgccattgaaaaacatccccacagcatgctgctgctaccaccatgcttcaccgtagggatggtgccaggtttcctccagacgtgatgcttggcattcaggccaaagagttcaatcttggtttcatcataagataatcttgtttctcatggtctgagattcctttaggtgccttttggcaaactccaagcgggctgtcatgtgccttttaatgaggagtggtttccgtctggccactctactataaagggctgattggtggagtgctgcagagatggttgtccttctgaaagtttctcccatctccacagaggaattcgaGCTCTGTTGGTGActttggttcttggtcacctccctgaccaaggcccttctcccctgattactcagtttggctgggcagccagctctaggaagagtcttggtggttccaaacttcttccatttaagaatgagggaGGCTACTGTGTTATTGAGGACCTACAATGCTGCAgggatgttttggtacccttctccagatctgtgcctcgacacaatcggagctctacagacaattccttcgacctcatggcttggttaatGCTCTGACGTACTgtccactgtgggaccttatatagacaggtgtgtgcctttccaaatcatgtccaatcaatggaatttatcacaggtggactccaatcaagttgtagaaacatctcaaggatgatcaatggaaacaggatgcacctgagctcaatatttcaagtctcttagcaaagggtctgaattcttatgtaaataaggtatttctgttttagtttaaaaaatttgcaaaaaattcgaaagctgtttttgctttaccattatggggtattttgtgtagatttgaTCCATTtgtgaataaggctgtaacgttacaaaaagtggaaaaaggcaacgtgtctgaatacttttagaatgcactgtacatgtactGATGTGTGGGTATTTCTCAGTAGGACCCTTTTGTTGTCCTACTCTCATTTTAAATTGGTGTCGTTCAGCCCTTGAactcttgtctattgatgttctgtattatttcATGTTCAGGAAGAGTCGCTGCTGCTTCAGCAACAATTAATGGGGATCCcagtaaaatacaaaatactCTTACCttttcctcctctcacctttttgtctgtctcctctttctctcctttgttCCTCCCTCACCATATCACCCatctgtctgccccccccccccctctctctctctctctctccctccttggcTCTCCCAGGCAGCAGGCGTATGATCGACGTGATGGATGTGAGCACTCAGAAGGGTATAGAGATGTCTATGGCCCAGTGGAGACGTTACTACGAGACGCCCCCCTCCCAGAGGGACAAACTCTACAACGTCATCAGCCTGGAGTTTAGTCACACCAAACTGGAGAACCTGGTCCAGAGGCCTACATCGGTCAGTCtgacatacatgcatacataggAACGCACggacacgctcacacacaccaaGCTGACGAACCTGATCCGGAGGCCCGTGTTTGCcagtctgagacacacacacatacaggcatattagcacgcagacacacaaatgcattttggcacacacacacacacacacaccctgctgtcTGTTCTTACCTCCTCCTGTGTGTCCTATCAGGTGGACATCATAgactgggtggacaacatgtgGCCTCGGCAcctgaaggagagacagagagactccaccAACTCCATCACAGACATGCAGTACCCCAAAGTGCAGAAGTAAGGCTCAAATgtgtccccaaatggcaccctattccctatgtagtgcacaactATTGACCAGGGTCTGCAGGGTCCACCAACTCCCATCACAGACATGCCGTACCCCAAAGTGCAGAAGTGAGTCCCTCTCCCTCATCAACTGCATTCTCTTTCCCCCTTCTTTTCCCTCCAACCTCCGTTCCAGGTACTGTCTAATGAGTGTGCAGGGCTGCTACACGGACTTCCACATCGACTTCGGAGGTTCCTCGGTCTGGTACCACATACTGAGGGGTGGCAAGGTAAGAGCGAACGACTTGAACTCACTCTGTACGACTTGGACTTGACTCGCGTAAGAGCGACTCTTGTTTCCTCTCACTTCTTACCTCTGACCCTTTACTTCCTGTCAGGTGTTCTGGCTAATCCCGCCCACGCCTCAGAACCTGGAGCTGTATGAGGACTGGGTGTTGTCAGGGAAACAGGGAGACATCTTCCTGGGAGACAAGGCCCAGGACTGTCAGAGGATAGAGCTGAAGCAGGGCTATACCTTCATGATCCCTTCAGGTACCCACTTAATATGTAGTGAAATCTGgtgtacatacagtgaggggaaataagtatttgatccctctgcaaaacatgacagtacttggtggcaaaaccgttgttggcaatcagagatcagacgtttcttgtagttggccaccaggtttgcacacatctcaggagggattttgtcccactcctctttgcagatcttctccaagtcatttttttatttatttatttatttcacctttatttaaccaggtaggcaagttgagaacaagttctcatttacaattgcgacctggccaagataaagcaaagcagttcgacaacatacaaaaacacagagttacacatggagtaaaacaacatacaatcaatgatgcagtagaaaaaaataagactatatacaatgtcattaaggtttcgaggctgacgtttggcaactcgaaccttcagctccctccacagattttctatgggattacggtcaggagactggctaggccactccaggaccttaatgtgcttcttcttgagccactcctttgttgccttggccatgtgttttgggtcattgtcatgctggaatacccatccacgacccattttcaatgccctggctgagggaaggaggttctcacccaagatttgacggtacatggccccgtccatcgtccctttgatgcggtgaagttgtcctgtcccccttctgtctctcactgttcaattaaacctaccattaaaattatagactgatcatttctttatcagtgggcaaatgtacaaaatcagcaggggatcaaatacttctttccctcactgtatattgtaatgtttaaaaaaaatgtataactgccttaattttgctggaccccaggaagaatagctgctggggatccataataaatacacttTGAATTGTACTTGTGCTTTGGCACATACAGATATTTAACCGTTTGATCCTAGTGGTGTTTTCCTGTTTCTAATGTTTTATCTTTGTTTGTCCTGTCAGGTTGGATCCATGCGGTCTACACTCCAGTGGACACCCTGGTGTTTGGGGGAAACTTCCTCCACAGCTTCAACATCCCCATGCAACTCAACATCTACAGCATCGAGGACAGGACACGGGtgggtcagacacacacagacacactctctctctcctctgtttttaTTCCTGAGCACTCGTAGAAGAGAAGTTCCTGTGTATGTAGTGGAAGTTACTAATAAGTTGAGCTTGGTGTCTGTGCAGGTACCAGCTAAGTTCCGTTACCCGTTCTACTATGAGATGTGTTGGTACGTATTGGAGAGATACCTCTTCAGTCTGACCAACACCTCCTACCTCACGCCTGATTTCCAGAAACACTCCCTGGGCATCGGTCAGTGCCAACACTACCCTCTCTCTGCTTCTGTGTCtttgtttctctgtttctgtctctctctttgtttctctgttctcgctctctctctcaccccctctcgctctctcactctctctctctctctcactctctcactctctctctctcaccccccctccctccctctctctcacccccctaaCCATCATTATTCTATATTAGGTGATTACGTTTGAATGACAACACAAGAGCTATAACttgagccgtgcgtcctccgtaTTACGTTAGACTACAAACCTTGACTTGCTCTGTGAAGTGTCTTCTCTTTCCAGCTCCACCTCttaatctctccctccctccctccctccctccaggtcttACGAGAGACCCCTCCACCTGTGAGTCAGTCAACGGTCACACCCagaaggaggatgaagaggaggctCCCCCGACGCGGGGCTCTAAGCccggggtgaaggttcacctgaCGCCCTTTGAGCTGGAGGGGCTGTGGAACCTGCTGGGGAAGCTGGAGTCGCTGCCCTCACAGAAGAACTGTGTCCCGGCGGGCATACACAATGCTCCCGCTCTGCTGCACGACATCAGGGTGAGTGCTGGGTGGGTAGGGTTGTGTCTGACAGAGTTAAATATCCTAATATCAAAATGGATGACCGCGTGACTAAGTCACTTTAGATAAAGGCGTCTGTGGAATGGCATGTTTTATAAAGTGTGTGTCTTTTGTTCATGTATTAACCTTCTTGTCTTCTCTAAGGCCCTGCTGAAGGAGCATGCTAATGACATCCCCAAACTGTCCTACACTGGAAAGCCCATCGTCAAGTGGCCCACTAGGGTGAGAAGGACACGCGCCACATTCAGTCACATGCTCATAGTAACCGTTTACACTCAAACGGGTTCAGATTGGCAGGTTTGGGACGCCAGCGGCTGTACGGTAACATGCTGTACCCGACGTCAGAGCTCAGGTTCTCCGCTTCACAGCTCCTGACAGCCGTTATAAACTTGAGGGGGGTCTGAGAGACAAAAATGCTTTTAAATTATGAGGACtcgatgtattttgaaagatgaaatGTTGAGGACGATAATAAACACCGCTTTGACGTCATACAAGCGAGCCAAACacctgtgagtccaaatgtgaccTTCACATTTCCATGTGAAGGTCATTTCCTTCACAAACTCGTGTCATATACAGCGTCAACGTCTCTGATCactgatgtacagttacaagatggcATGGTGTCATAAcctgttctgaacagaatgagcctgtgtttgtttattgtgaagaaaatatTTGGCGTATCACGCACACGAATGCACTCGTCCTACGCACACCGAAATTCCGATCTGTCTCTGAATTGCCGTGTGAACGCCAAACACTAAGATCGTAccttataacttagctagtcatgttggcaatagaaacAAGTTTtcaatgatgcccacctgacccagactGCAGTTTATAATGATGTTTTTGGACAGtgtaaacaacagtaattgtgtgatgttggggatgcagggctgtgttccaaacgaAACAACTACAAgtctgcttgctctagttcctcaacggcacagctaggagagctcaaaaaggACGCTTTTAGAGTTGGAAGACTCTTcacataaaagtgcattgaattaaataatttattttttattatgttactgaaGTATCCAGATTACaggaaatgtaaaatgcacataaaatcaagcTTAATGTTTGGATTCAACCTTGTCAGCTGAACTGTTGTCCTCAACTTTGGTTGAATAATTTTCCCATAATAACCAATAACTGTTGCTACCATTCTTATGAATATGCTTTTAATGGTTGTTCTGTAAGAACCATTTCAATGTCGCCCTGTCCGTATAGGCCTCTACCCACAAGTCTGAAGGGTTAACACACGCGAACTGTACATTGTCGTAAGATGAGACGCAATTATGCCACCTTCTTAGACTGCTCCACACCTCAAACGCTTAAAATCCATCTAATTATCTGACTCCCAAATCGAAGGGTCATTTAATCCACAGAGGGATGCTTTTCCAGAGACAGATTAAGCCCAGTGCTGGACTGTTGCCTTCCTTCGCCCCCCCCTAAAACTTTAAAACTAAACCTTTATCCCATTCCTTCTCATCCCTCACCCTTCCAGCCGTCGTGGTACcagccccctccccctcctcccccggtGGCTCGTCCCAAGCTGTCTGCCACGGTGGTGACCCCGCGACCCCAGAAGCCCGCCTCCTCCATGTCCGTGCTGCGGCGGCGGCGCGTGCGGTGTAAGCGCTGCGAGGCGTGCGTCAGGACGGAGTGCGGGGACTGTAACTTCTGCAGGGACATGAAGAAGTTCGGCGGGCCGGGGAAACTGAAACAGACCTGCGTGCTCCGACAGTGTCTGGCGGTGagcgaaggggggggggggtgtttgttgttgtgtgtgtgtgtgtgagctgtctCATTTGTACAGTAGAAGCATTGTCACTCTCCCTCTGCTAGCTGTGTGTGTCACTTACTGCTTGGCTTTGATGCCTGTGTCCTTACTCTTTACCTCTGTTTCCCCGCTAGTATACTGTGTATGTGTTTTCATTCTGACAGAATATACTAGTCTGTGtattaactcctctctctctctcccacccagcCGGGTCTGCCCCTGTCAGTGGTGTGTGAGCTCTGTGGCGAGGGGaaccaggagggaggagaggggccaGTCTTCGCCCTCACCCTCATGGAGTGTTCCAACTGTGCCCAGATAGCCCACCCCGCCTGCCTCAAGGTAACCCCCGACACACTCCTCAATCTATACCCTACCTTCAAGTTTCAGCTTCATTAGCCATAAGTACATCGTAGTCACCAGAGCTCTCGCAAGCTAATCGGCATTCAAACGcacatgaccacacacacacaatcactttgttgttgttgtctgatgACATCGGTACAGATGAAGGTTAAACTCTCCCTCTTACCTCTAAccatccttttctctctccctccacctctctctctttctctctttctctgtctctctaggtgACAGGGGAGGGAGTGGTGAACACAGATCTGCCCAGCTGCTGGGAGTGTCccaaatgtgttctgggaatcaCCGACACTGAGGTAGACCCTCCTCCTTTATCtacacgcgctctctctctctcactcacacgctctctcacacgctctctcacacacacactgtgtcccGGCTAGCTAACGGCCGTGACTCTCTCCCTGTGCTGTGTGTCAGTCTTCGGGTaccgatgatgatgatgatgatgatgacgacagCGGGGCGTCCGTTGGCGTCGGCGCGAGCCCCCTCTCCCCcgccaccctctcctcctcccaggggCCTCTAGGGGTCTCCATGGAGCCAGGCTCTGCTCCTGGGTTGGGGGACGAGGGCTGGGGCGTGGTGTTACTGCTACACCCAGGGCTGGTTCCcaaccccccaccctcctcctggTCCTCAGAGGCGCCCCTTCCCTCCCCTGGTCAGCTACTACCACAGCAGTGTGGCCTCAAGCGGGCGGGGAGATGGGCAAGCGGGcacaggaagagggtgagaggcCTACCGCCGCCACCGTCCTTCCCCCCCCGCCCGTTACATCATCATCACGCGCCTATCGCTGCTCTGACTGACGAGGGGAGGGGCTGGGGGAGACGTGGCGCTTTGGGCTCCACAAATACTGTCTGAATGTAGAACCCTTTGCTTTAGGGTTGATATCAGACCTGAGGTTTAAGTCATTTCAAATACTTGATCTGTTCTTGTTTTGAGCTTCCCTAGTTTAATGttccaatagaatagtcccaaaactgCAAATCCCgcacatctggcactccaggcaaacTCAAGAAAAGTATTTAGAGGTTTTcaactatttgaacccaggtctagtCCATATGAGACAGTATTTGTGGAGCAGAAAGTCTTTGGCGCCTGAACGAAAGCACAAAGCATGCGGAGGTTGAGTGAGAGAAACGGCAGCTTGTGATGTGAATGTGCTTGTCTGTCTTCACAGTGCAGCAGGCATtatgtcaacagagatgttacaGTATTCAATGAACAGTGAATTTCTGTTGCATTGAtgtctgtcttttttttttttttgatttcaGGTGAAAGGGGACAAGAATAAAATGTTACACGCGGTAAGCATGCCAGCcaatgaaaatgtattaaattaaaccAAAGACCGTTTTTCATCCTTACCCTAACGGATACTtcgctccccctctcctttcctccctcctctctcctttcctccctctctccttccagaaaCGCAAGTCTACTTCGTATCTCGACGGCCGCGTCGCCAAGATCTACCGTCGCCGTGGTCACAGTCGAGACGACGACGATGACTCGGGCAGCGAGGACGACGACGacgatgatgaggaggatgatgatgatgatgaaggctCCAGGGGCGGAGGCGGCGGCGCGGGAAGGAAGATGTCCGGACCACGCCCTCGCGGCAGTGGCTCCGCCTCTCGAAGAGGCTACGGGACTGGGAGGCGAGGCATTTGGAGAGGCTCCTCCCACAGAGGGGCAGGCCGTGGGAGCGGGCTGGCCCCTTACTCCTCCCTGAAGATGAGGCGTGGCAGAGGGGGGCTGGGGGTGGGgcgaggggacagagagggggggcgCAGGGAGAGAGGCGGGAGAGTGCGCCTCCGGGGAGGCACCAGGATGCAGAGACGCAGGGACGAGTCGGAGGAGGACGacaacgatgatgatgatgatgacgacgatGAAGATGACGACAGCGAGGAAGATCCGCATCACCACCGGCATAAAGACCACCGGCAACGCCGCAGGCGGAGGAGAACGGACGAGGAAGACGATGATGAAGACGACGATGAGGAAGACAGCTCGGCCCGGGACCTGGAGGGGGAGGACGTGGACGATGAAGACGAGGATGAGGAAGACGACGAGAACCAGTCAGACTCTGAACCAGAGCCTCCTGTTCTCCTGGTGTCTGACCTTAACGACGACCTCCTAAACGGCTCGTACCTGACCGTGACCCTACAGCGCCCCCCCAGGGCCAAACGCCACCCCGGCTCCATCGTGCCCAAGCTGGAGGCCGCCATGTCTCCCAGAACCCACGGCGGCGGTCCAGGTTACGCCCAGCATAAAACCCTCGGGAAGACGCGGCACAAAAACGGCATGGTCGCCGCCGGCAACGGCCTGGCCCAGCCCGCCAAGAATCCAGTCGGCCGGCCGCCTCGTCACCGTATCAACAATCCCCAAGGCGACACagcagacagggagagggacactgcctctccttcctcctcagaCTCCTCGgcctcccccacccctcctccccacaCCTCCCACTCTCCTTCCTCGCTCTTGTCGCTGCCCTCCTTCAAGGATGTAGGAAACGAgaaaggaggggagaaggaggtgtgGGTGGCTGTGTTCCTTTACCTGAGCAGAGCTGAGCTGGCTAGCTGTATGACTGTCTGTAAGGCCTGGTACAAATGGTGAGTCAGACCCGTCCCTCTGTTATTAGAGTAACATTCAcagccatggggggggggggggaatcctaTACAGTTGCATATTGGGATATTATTTTTTTGGCAATATATCGTATTAACAATATTGTCATATTTTTGTGCTcgtttttccttcatagcttgttctccgtCTTTTTAAAATATGGATCAAATTTTATAAatcttatttccatgactgattttaaaacttgttttctcatggctctctgaGCAAAATGGTGAgccaatatgtttggaacatcgaatcgtaTTAAAATCACAGTATCGCGTTCCATATAGAATCGCATCGGCCCCCGAAGTATCGCGATAACATCACGTTGTGAGTTCCCTGGCAATAACCAGCCCTACTTATTGTTTCTATAGATAAAGGAGTTTATTTCCTGTTTCTGCTTCAATACAGTTTTAGGAT from Salmo trutta chromosome 11, fSalTru1.1, whole genome shotgun sequence harbors:
- the kdm2aa gene encoding lysine-specific demethylase 2A isoform X1, encoding MGGFAVATQDRSSFPENVSQQCKAPGVKTQQKPGSRLRLSTVLEQFYSIMVRSGTRRRYHDDGISDDEIEGKRTFDLEEKLRSERFTSDRVKRMEGKDLTFEYIQRGGLRDPIIFEKPDGLGIKMPDPDFSVNDVKIFVGSRRMIDVMDVSTQKGIEMSMAQWRRYYETPPSQRDKLYNVISLEFSHTKLENLVQRPTSVDIIDWVDNMWPRHLKERQRDSTNSITDMQYPKVQKYCLMSVQGCYTDFHIDFGGSSVWYHILRGGKVFWLIPPTPQNLELYEDWVLSGKQGDIFLGDKAQDCQRIELKQGYTFMIPSGWIHAVYTPVDTLVFGGNFLHSFNIPMQLNIYSIEDRTRVPAKFRYPFYYEMCWYVLERYLFSLTNTSYLTPDFQKHSLGIGLTRDPSTCESVNGHTQKEDEEEAPPTRGSKPGVKVHLTPFELEGLWNLLGKLESLPSQKNCVPAGIHNAPALLHDIRALLKEHANDIPKLSYTGKPIVKWPTRPSWYQPPPPPPPVARPKLSATVVTPRPQKPASSMSVLRRRRVRCKRCEACVRTECGDCNFCRDMKKFGGPGKLKQTCVLRQCLAPGLPLSVVCELCGEGNQEGGEGPVFALTLMECSNCAQIAHPACLKVTGEGVVNTDLPSCWECPKCVLGITDTESSGTDDDDDDDDDSGASVGVGASPLSPATLSSSQGPLGVSMEPGSAPGLGDEGWGVVLLLHPGLVPNPPPSSWSSEAPLPSPGQLLPQQCGLKRAGRWASGHRKRVKGDKNKMLHAKRKSTSYLDGRVAKIYRRRGHSRDDDDDSGSEDDDDDDEEDDDDDEGSRGGGGGAGRKMSGPRPRGSGSASRRGYGTGRRGIWRGSSHRGAGRGSGLAPYSSLKMRRGRGGLGVGRGDREGGRRERGGRVRLRGGTRMQRRRDESEEDDNDDDDDDDDEDDDSEEDPHHHRHKDHRQRRRRRRTDEEDDDEDDDEEDSSARDLEGEDVDDEDEDEEDDENQSDSEPEPPVLLVSDLNDDLLNGSYLTVTLQRPPRAKRHPGSIVPKLEAAMSPRTHGGGPGYAQHKTLGKTRHKNGMVAAGNGLAQPAKNPVGRPPRHRINNPQGDTADRERDTASPSSSDSSASPTPPPHTSHSPSSLLSLPSFKDVGNEKGGEKEVWVAVFLYLSRAELASCMTVCKAWYKWSCDKRLWSGVDVSRCPSLSSQALQGIIKRQPTSLDLSWTPVSKKQITLLIHRLPGLKELMIAGCSWSSMSALSTPSLPCLRTLDLRWAEGVKDTQIRDLVTPPGCDSRSRLRGCVVLRLAGLDISDSTLRLILRHMPLLERLDLAHCRDLTDQSVCLLTAAGTHTRNTLTEISLSGCNKLTDGCLAYLKRASGLALLDLRGCKGVTQQGCEGFISDLSHCVLFCMTEEKLIQRIS